From a single Glycine soja cultivar W05 chromosome 19, ASM419377v2, whole genome shotgun sequence genomic region:
- the LOC114399093 gene encoding ABC transporter B family member 15-like isoform X1 — MCKMRVDQNHTIVNTKKKKKKNGSIRSIFMHADSLDWFLMVLGVFGAMGDGFTTPISVYIMSGIVNNVGGVLKMTPSTFIHNVNKYSLALTYLACASFFASFLEGYCWTRTGERQVARMKVKYLKAVLRQDITYFDLHVTSTSEVLTCVSSDSFVIQDVLSEKVPNFLMNFFRFLGSYIVAFALFWRLAIVGFPFVVLLVIPGLIYGKTMIRLARKIREESNKAGTIAEQAISSIRTVYSFVGESKTINAFSDALQGSVKLGLRQGLAKGLAIGSKGAVFAIWSFMCYYGSRLVMYHGAKGGTVFAVGSVICIGGSALGASLSELKYFTEACAAGERIMEIIKRVPNIDSENMAGEILERVSGEVEFDNVKFVYPSRPDSVILNDFCLKIPAGNTVALVGGSGSGKSTLISLLQRFYDPIEGEIRLDGVAINRLQLKWFRSQMGLVSQEPTLFATSIKENILFGKEDANEEDIVEAAKAANAHDFISQLPQGYNTRVGEKGVQISGGQKQRIAIARAIIKKPQILLLDEATSALDSESERKVQEALDKIVLDRTTIVVAHRLSTIRDAHVIIVLENGKIIEMGSHGELTQIDNGLYTSLVHFQQVEKSKNDTLFHPSILNEDMQNTSSDIVISHSISTNAMAQFSLVDEDNAKIAKDDQKLSPPSFWKLLALNLPEWKQACLGCLNATLFGAIEPLYAFAMGSMISIFFLTDHDEIKKKVVIYCLFFMGLAVFSLVVNIIQHYSFAYMGEYLSKRVKESMLSKILNFEVAWFDQDKNSTGVICSRLTKEANIVRSLVGDRMALLVQTISAVVIACTMGLIIAWRFAIILIVVQPIGIASFYTRLVLLKGMSKKAIKAQDETSKIAIEAISNLRTITAFSSQDQVIKMLKKAQEGPIRENIRQSWFAGIGLGCARSLTTFTRALEYWYGGKLVFDGYITSKQLFQTCLILANTGRVIADASSLTSDVAKGADAIGLVFSILNRNTKIDSDEMTAYMPQKLIGHIEFQDVYFAYPSRPNVMIFQEFSIKIDAGISTAVVGQSGSGKSTIMGLIERFYDPLKGIVMIDGRDIRSYHLRSLRNYISLVSQEPTLFNGTIRENIAYGAFDMTNEVEIIEAARIANAHDFIAGMKDGYDTWCGDRGVQLSGGQKQRIAIARAVLKNPKVLLLDEATSALDSQSEKVVQDALERVMVGRTSVVVAHRLSTIKNCNRIVVLNKGRVVEEGTHLCLLSKGPSGVYYSMVSLQRSATTTSAIDNEFSIN, encoded by the exons ATGTGCAAAATGCGCGTGGATCAGAACCATACTATTGTTaacacgaagaagaagaagaagaaaaatgggtCAATTAGATCCATTTTCATGCATGCTGATAGCCTAGATTGGTTTTTAATGGTTTTGGGTGTCTTTGGAGCCATGGGTGATGGCTTCACCACCCCTATCTCGGTGTACATCATGAGCGGAATCGTGAACAATGTTGGTGGTGTTTTAAAAATGACACCAAGTACTTTCATCCACAACGTCAATAAG TATTCACTGGCGTTGACATACTTGGCTTGTGCATCCTTTTTTGCTTCCTTCCTCG AGGGTTATTGTTGGACAAGAACAGGTGAAAGACAAGTTGCAAGAATGAAAGTTAAGTATTTAAAAGCAGTGCTCAGACAAGATATAACATACTTTGATTTGCATGTCACAAGCACGTCCGAGGTTCTCACATGTGTCTCTAGTGATAGTTTCGTCATTCAAGATGTTCTCAGTGAAAAG GTTCCAAATTTTTTGATGAACTTCTTTAGGTTCCTTGGAAGCTACATAGtggcttttgctttgttttGGAGATTGGCCATTGTGGGGTTCCCTTTTGTGGTTCTTCTTGTGATCCCTGGTTTGATTTACGGGAAAACTATGATAAGGTTGGCTAGAAAGATCAGAGAAGAGAGTAACAAGGCTGGTACAATAGCAGAACAAGCAATATCTTCCATCAGAACTGTTTATTCCTTCGTGGGGGAAAGCAAGACCATAAATGCTTTCTCTGATGCTCTACAAGGCTCTGTTAAGTTGGGGCTGAGACAAGGCTTAGCTAAAGGTTTAGCCATTGGAAGCAAAGGTGCTGTGTTTGCTATATGGTCTTTCATGTGCTATTATGGAAGTAGATTGGTCATGTACCATGGTGCTAAAGGAGGGACTGTATTCGCAGTTGGATCAGTCATATGTATTGGTGGATC GGCATTAGGTGCTAGTTTATCTGAGTTGAAGTACTTCACAGAAGCATGCGCTGCTGGGGAACGCATAAtggaaattataaaaagagtTCCCAATATTGATTCCGAAAATATGGCTGGGGAGATTCTAGAGAGGGTCTCAGGAGAAGTGGAATTTGATAATGTGAAATTTGTGTATCCATCAAGGCCAGACAGTGTTATTCTGAATGATTTCTGCCTAAAGATTCCAGCAGGGAACACAGTGGCATTGGTTGGAGGAAGTGGGTCAGGAAAGTCCACTCTGATTTCACTTTTGCAAAGATTTTATGACCCAATTGAGGGAGAGATACGTCTTGATGGTGTGGCTATTAATAGGTTGCAACTCAAGTGGTTTAGGTCTCAAATGGGTTTGGTTAGCCAAGAGCCTACTCTTTTTGCAACTAGCATTAAGGAGAATATACTTTTTGGAAAAGAAGATGCCAATGAGGAAGACATTGTTGAGGCTGCCAAAGCTGCCAATGCTCACGATTTCATTTCGCAGTTGCCACAAGGATACAATACCCGG GTTGGAGAGAAAGGAGTTCAAATATCAGGGGGGCAAAAACAGAGGATTGCTATTGCACgagcaataataaaaaaaccccAAATCCTTCTTCTAGATGAGGCAACAAGTGCACTAGACTCCGAATCAGAACGCAAAGTGCAAGAAGCTCTTGATAAAATTGTTCTGGATCGAACTACCATTGTCGTAGCTCATCGCTTATCCACAATAAGAGATGCACATGTCATTATTGTTTTGGAGAATGGGAAGATCATAGAGATGGGTTCTCATGGTGAGCTCACACAAATTGACAATGGGCTTTACACATCTCTTGTTCATTTCCAACAAGTTGAGAAATCCAAAAATGACACACTCTTTCACCCTTCTATTTTAAATGAAGACATGCAAAACACAAGTAGTGATATTGTAATTAGTCATTCTATTTCTACAAACGCAATGGCTCAATTTTCTCTTGTTGATGAAGATAATGCCAAAATAGCCAAAGATGATCAAAAGCTCTCACCTCCTTCATTTTGGAAATTGTTAGCATTGAATCTGCCTGAGTGGAAACAAGCATGTTTGGGGTGTTTGAATGCAACGTTATTTGGTGCAATTGAGCCATTGTATGCATTTGCAATGGGCTCCATgatatcaatttttttcctcACAGATCATGATGAGATTAAAAAGAAAGTTGTtatctattgtttattttttatgggaTTGGCTGTGTTTTCATTGGTTGTTAATATCATCCAACATTATAGTTTTGCTTACATGGGAGAATACTTGAGCAAAAGGGTGAAAGAAAGCATGCTTTCCAAGATACTCAATTTTGAAGTTGCATGGTTCGATCAGGACAAAAATTCCACCGGTGTGATTTGCTCTAGACTAACTAAAGAAGCCAATATA GTTAGGTCTTTAGTGGGAGATAGAATGGCTCTGTTGGTACAAACTATTTCAGCAGTGGTGATAGCATGCACAATGGGCCTAATCATTGCATGGAGATTTGCCATTATATTGATTGTTGTTCAACCTATTGGCATTGCAAGTTTCTACACAAGACTTGTACTCCTCAAGGGTATGTCTAAAAAGGCTATCAAAGCCCAAGATGAAACTAGCAAAATAGCTATTGAAGCTATTTCTAACCTTCGAACCATCACTGCCTTTTCCTCACAAGACCAGgtcataaaaatgttaaaaaaggcTCAAGAAGGCCCAATCCGTGAAAATATTAGACAATCATGGTTTGCAGGCATTGGGCTTGGATGTGCTCGAAGCCTTACAACTTTCACTCGGGCTTTAGAATATTGGTATGGTGGAAAGCTTGTTTTCGATGGCTATATTACTTCAAAACAATTATTTCAAACATGCTTAATATTGGCAAATACAGGTAGGGTCATAGCAGATGCTAGTAGCCTTACTAGTGACGTTGCAAAAGGGGCAGATGCCATTGGCCTAGTTTTCTCAATCTTAAACAGAAACACAAAAATAGATTCTGATGAAATGACTGCATACATGCCCCAAAAGTTAATAGGCCATATAGAATTTCAAGATGTCTATTTTGCATACCCATCAAGACCCAATGTGATGATTTTCCAAGAATTCTCAATCAAAATTGATGCAGGTATATCCACAGCAGTGGTAGGACAAAGTGGGTCTGGCAAATCAACTATAATGGGCTTAATAGAGAGGTTTTATGACCCACTTAAAGGGATAGTAATGATAGATGGAAGAGACATAAGGTCATATCACCTTAGGTCACTAAGGAACTACATTTCACTTGTGAGCCAAGAGCCAACACTTTTTAATGGGACCATAAGGGAAAACATTGCATATGGAGCATTTGATATGACTAATGAAGTTGAGATCATTGAAGCAGCCAGAATAGCTAATGCTCATGACTTTATTGCAGGCATGAAGGACGGTTATGACACATGGTGTGGAGATAGGGGAGTTCAATTATCTGGGGGGCAAAAGCAGAGGATTGCAATAGCTAGGGCTGTGCTAAAAAACCCAAAAGTGTTGCTTTTGGATGAGGCTACTAGTGCACTTGATAGTCAATCAGAGAAGGTGGTTCAAGATGCTTTGGAACGAGTGATGGTAGGAAGGACGAGTGTGGTGGTGGCTCATAGGTTGAGCACTATAAAGAATTGTAATCGAATTGTTGTGTTGAACAAAGGGAGGGTGGTAGAAGAAGGGACCCATTTGTGTTTGTTGTCTAAAGGACCAAGTGGAGTTTACTACTCTATGGTGAGTCTTCAAAGAAGTGCAACAACCACTAGTGCTATTGATAATGAATTTTCCATTAACTAA
- the LOC114399093 gene encoding ABC transporter B family member 15-like isoform X3, which translates to MCKMRVDQNHTIVNTKKKKKKNGSIRSIFMHADSLDWFLMVLGVFGAMGDGFTTPISVYIMSGIVNNVGGVLKMTPSTFIHNVNKYSLALTYLACASFFASFLEGYCWTRTGERQVARMKVKYLKAVLRQDITYFDLHVTSTSEVLTCVSSDSFVIQDVLSEKVPNFLMNFFRFLGSYIVAFALFWRLAIVGFPFVVLLVIPGLIYGKTMIRLARKIREESNKAGTIAEQAISSIRTVYSFVGESKTINAFSDALQGSVKLGLRQGLAKGLAIGSKGAVFAIWSFMCYYGSRLVMYHGAKGGTVFAVGSVICIGGSALGASLSELKYFTEACAAGERIMEIIKRVPNIDSENMAGEILERVSGEVEFDNVKFVYPSRPDSVILNDFCLKIPAGNTVALVGGSGSGKSTLISLLQRFYDPIEGEIRLDGVAINRLQLKWFRSQMGLVSQEPTLFATSIKENILFGKEDANEEDIVEAAKAANAHDFISQLPQGYNTRVGEKGVQISGGQKQRIAIARAIIKKPQILLLDEATSALDSESERKVQEALDKIVLDRTTIVVAHRLSTIRDAHVIIVLENGKIIEMGSHGELTQIDNGLYTSLVHFQQVEKSKNDTLFHPSILNEDMQNTSSDIVISHSISTNAMAQFSLVDEDNAKIAKDDQKLSPPSFWKLLALNLPEWKQACLGCLNATLFGAIEPLYAFAMGSMISIFFLTDHDEIKKKVVIYCLFFMGLAVFSLVVNIIQHYSFAYMGEYLSKRVKESMLSKILNFEVAWFDQDKNSTGVICSRLTKEANIVRSLVGDRMALLVQTISAVVIACTMGLIIAWRFAIILIVVQPIGIASFYTRLVLLKGMSKKAIKAQDETSKIAIEAISNLRTITAFSSQDQVIKMLKKAQEGPIRENIRQSWFAGIGLGCARSLTTFTRALEYWHEGRL; encoded by the exons ATGTGCAAAATGCGCGTGGATCAGAACCATACTATTGTTaacacgaagaagaagaagaagaaaaatgggtCAATTAGATCCATTTTCATGCATGCTGATAGCCTAGATTGGTTTTTAATGGTTTTGGGTGTCTTTGGAGCCATGGGTGATGGCTTCACCACCCCTATCTCGGTGTACATCATGAGCGGAATCGTGAACAATGTTGGTGGTGTTTTAAAAATGACACCAAGTACTTTCATCCACAACGTCAATAAG TATTCACTGGCGTTGACATACTTGGCTTGTGCATCCTTTTTTGCTTCCTTCCTCG AGGGTTATTGTTGGACAAGAACAGGTGAAAGACAAGTTGCAAGAATGAAAGTTAAGTATTTAAAAGCAGTGCTCAGACAAGATATAACATACTTTGATTTGCATGTCACAAGCACGTCCGAGGTTCTCACATGTGTCTCTAGTGATAGTTTCGTCATTCAAGATGTTCTCAGTGAAAAG GTTCCAAATTTTTTGATGAACTTCTTTAGGTTCCTTGGAAGCTACATAGtggcttttgctttgttttGGAGATTGGCCATTGTGGGGTTCCCTTTTGTGGTTCTTCTTGTGATCCCTGGTTTGATTTACGGGAAAACTATGATAAGGTTGGCTAGAAAGATCAGAGAAGAGAGTAACAAGGCTGGTACAATAGCAGAACAAGCAATATCTTCCATCAGAACTGTTTATTCCTTCGTGGGGGAAAGCAAGACCATAAATGCTTTCTCTGATGCTCTACAAGGCTCTGTTAAGTTGGGGCTGAGACAAGGCTTAGCTAAAGGTTTAGCCATTGGAAGCAAAGGTGCTGTGTTTGCTATATGGTCTTTCATGTGCTATTATGGAAGTAGATTGGTCATGTACCATGGTGCTAAAGGAGGGACTGTATTCGCAGTTGGATCAGTCATATGTATTGGTGGATC GGCATTAGGTGCTAGTTTATCTGAGTTGAAGTACTTCACAGAAGCATGCGCTGCTGGGGAACGCATAAtggaaattataaaaagagtTCCCAATATTGATTCCGAAAATATGGCTGGGGAGATTCTAGAGAGGGTCTCAGGAGAAGTGGAATTTGATAATGTGAAATTTGTGTATCCATCAAGGCCAGACAGTGTTATTCTGAATGATTTCTGCCTAAAGATTCCAGCAGGGAACACAGTGGCATTGGTTGGAGGAAGTGGGTCAGGAAAGTCCACTCTGATTTCACTTTTGCAAAGATTTTATGACCCAATTGAGGGAGAGATACGTCTTGATGGTGTGGCTATTAATAGGTTGCAACTCAAGTGGTTTAGGTCTCAAATGGGTTTGGTTAGCCAAGAGCCTACTCTTTTTGCAACTAGCATTAAGGAGAATATACTTTTTGGAAAAGAAGATGCCAATGAGGAAGACATTGTTGAGGCTGCCAAAGCTGCCAATGCTCACGATTTCATTTCGCAGTTGCCACAAGGATACAATACCCGG GTTGGAGAGAAAGGAGTTCAAATATCAGGGGGGCAAAAACAGAGGATTGCTATTGCACgagcaataataaaaaaaccccAAATCCTTCTTCTAGATGAGGCAACAAGTGCACTAGACTCCGAATCAGAACGCAAAGTGCAAGAAGCTCTTGATAAAATTGTTCTGGATCGAACTACCATTGTCGTAGCTCATCGCTTATCCACAATAAGAGATGCACATGTCATTATTGTTTTGGAGAATGGGAAGATCATAGAGATGGGTTCTCATGGTGAGCTCACACAAATTGACAATGGGCTTTACACATCTCTTGTTCATTTCCAACAAGTTGAGAAATCCAAAAATGACACACTCTTTCACCCTTCTATTTTAAATGAAGACATGCAAAACACAAGTAGTGATATTGTAATTAGTCATTCTATTTCTACAAACGCAATGGCTCAATTTTCTCTTGTTGATGAAGATAATGCCAAAATAGCCAAAGATGATCAAAAGCTCTCACCTCCTTCATTTTGGAAATTGTTAGCATTGAATCTGCCTGAGTGGAAACAAGCATGTTTGGGGTGTTTGAATGCAACGTTATTTGGTGCAATTGAGCCATTGTATGCATTTGCAATGGGCTCCATgatatcaatttttttcctcACAGATCATGATGAGATTAAAAAGAAAGTTGTtatctattgtttattttttatgggaTTGGCTGTGTTTTCATTGGTTGTTAATATCATCCAACATTATAGTTTTGCTTACATGGGAGAATACTTGAGCAAAAGGGTGAAAGAAAGCATGCTTTCCAAGATACTCAATTTTGAAGTTGCATGGTTCGATCAGGACAAAAATTCCACCGGTGTGATTTGCTCTAGACTAACTAAAGAAGCCAATATA GTTAGGTCTTTAGTGGGAGATAGAATGGCTCTGTTGGTACAAACTATTTCAGCAGTGGTGATAGCATGCACAATGGGCCTAATCATTGCATGGAGATTTGCCATTATATTGATTGTTGTTCAACCTATTGGCATTGCAAGTTTCTACACAAGACTTGTACTCCTCAAGGGTATGTCTAAAAAGGCTATCAAAGCCCAAGATGAAACTAGCAAAATAGCTATTGAAGCTATTTCTAACCTTCGAACCATCACTGCCTTTTCCTCACAAGACCAGgtcataaaaatgttaaaaaaggcTCAAGAAGGCCCAATCCGTGAAAATATTAGACAATCATGGTTTGCAGGCATTGGGCTTGGATGTGCTCGAAGCCTTACAACTTTCACTCGGGCTTTAGAATATTG GCATGAAGGACGGTTATGA
- the LOC114399093 gene encoding ABC transporter B family member 15-like isoform X2 produces the protein MCKMRVDQNHTIVNTKKKKKKNGSIRSIFMHADSLDWFLMVLGVFGAMGDGFTTPISVYIMSGIVNNVGGVLKMTPSTFIHNVNKYSLALTYLACASFFASFLGERQVARMKVKYLKAVLRQDITYFDLHVTSTSEVLTCVSSDSFVIQDVLSEKVPNFLMNFFRFLGSYIVAFALFWRLAIVGFPFVVLLVIPGLIYGKTMIRLARKIREESNKAGTIAEQAISSIRTVYSFVGESKTINAFSDALQGSVKLGLRQGLAKGLAIGSKGAVFAIWSFMCYYGSRLVMYHGAKGGTVFAVGSVICIGGSALGASLSELKYFTEACAAGERIMEIIKRVPNIDSENMAGEILERVSGEVEFDNVKFVYPSRPDSVILNDFCLKIPAGNTVALVGGSGSGKSTLISLLQRFYDPIEGEIRLDGVAINRLQLKWFRSQMGLVSQEPTLFATSIKENILFGKEDANEEDIVEAAKAANAHDFISQLPQGYNTRVGEKGVQISGGQKQRIAIARAIIKKPQILLLDEATSALDSESERKVQEALDKIVLDRTTIVVAHRLSTIRDAHVIIVLENGKIIEMGSHGELTQIDNGLYTSLVHFQQVEKSKNDTLFHPSILNEDMQNTSSDIVISHSISTNAMAQFSLVDEDNAKIAKDDQKLSPPSFWKLLALNLPEWKQACLGCLNATLFGAIEPLYAFAMGSMISIFFLTDHDEIKKKVVIYCLFFMGLAVFSLVVNIIQHYSFAYMGEYLSKRVKESMLSKILNFEVAWFDQDKNSTGVICSRLTKEANIVRSLVGDRMALLVQTISAVVIACTMGLIIAWRFAIILIVVQPIGIASFYTRLVLLKGMSKKAIKAQDETSKIAIEAISNLRTITAFSSQDQVIKMLKKAQEGPIRENIRQSWFAGIGLGCARSLTTFTRALEYWYGGKLVFDGYITSKQLFQTCLILANTGRVIADASSLTSDVAKGADAIGLVFSILNRNTKIDSDEMTAYMPQKLIGHIEFQDVYFAYPSRPNVMIFQEFSIKIDAGISTAVVGQSGSGKSTIMGLIERFYDPLKGIVMIDGRDIRSYHLRSLRNYISLVSQEPTLFNGTIRENIAYGAFDMTNEVEIIEAARIANAHDFIAGMKDGYDTWCGDRGVQLSGGQKQRIAIARAVLKNPKVLLLDEATSALDSQSEKVVQDALERVMVGRTSVVVAHRLSTIKNCNRIVVLNKGRVVEEGTHLCLLSKGPSGVYYSMVSLQRSATTTSAIDNEFSIN, from the exons ATGTGCAAAATGCGCGTGGATCAGAACCATACTATTGTTaacacgaagaagaagaagaagaaaaatgggtCAATTAGATCCATTTTCATGCATGCTGATAGCCTAGATTGGTTTTTAATGGTTTTGGGTGTCTTTGGAGCCATGGGTGATGGCTTCACCACCCCTATCTCGGTGTACATCATGAGCGGAATCGTGAACAATGTTGGTGGTGTTTTAAAAATGACACCAAGTACTTTCATCCACAACGTCAATAAG TATTCACTGGCGTTGACATACTTGGCTTGTGCATCCTTTTTTGCTTCCTTCCTCG GTGAAAGACAAGTTGCAAGAATGAAAGTTAAGTATTTAAAAGCAGTGCTCAGACAAGATATAACATACTTTGATTTGCATGTCACAAGCACGTCCGAGGTTCTCACATGTGTCTCTAGTGATAGTTTCGTCATTCAAGATGTTCTCAGTGAAAAG GTTCCAAATTTTTTGATGAACTTCTTTAGGTTCCTTGGAAGCTACATAGtggcttttgctttgttttGGAGATTGGCCATTGTGGGGTTCCCTTTTGTGGTTCTTCTTGTGATCCCTGGTTTGATTTACGGGAAAACTATGATAAGGTTGGCTAGAAAGATCAGAGAAGAGAGTAACAAGGCTGGTACAATAGCAGAACAAGCAATATCTTCCATCAGAACTGTTTATTCCTTCGTGGGGGAAAGCAAGACCATAAATGCTTTCTCTGATGCTCTACAAGGCTCTGTTAAGTTGGGGCTGAGACAAGGCTTAGCTAAAGGTTTAGCCATTGGAAGCAAAGGTGCTGTGTTTGCTATATGGTCTTTCATGTGCTATTATGGAAGTAGATTGGTCATGTACCATGGTGCTAAAGGAGGGACTGTATTCGCAGTTGGATCAGTCATATGTATTGGTGGATC GGCATTAGGTGCTAGTTTATCTGAGTTGAAGTACTTCACAGAAGCATGCGCTGCTGGGGAACGCATAAtggaaattataaaaagagtTCCCAATATTGATTCCGAAAATATGGCTGGGGAGATTCTAGAGAGGGTCTCAGGAGAAGTGGAATTTGATAATGTGAAATTTGTGTATCCATCAAGGCCAGACAGTGTTATTCTGAATGATTTCTGCCTAAAGATTCCAGCAGGGAACACAGTGGCATTGGTTGGAGGAAGTGGGTCAGGAAAGTCCACTCTGATTTCACTTTTGCAAAGATTTTATGACCCAATTGAGGGAGAGATACGTCTTGATGGTGTGGCTATTAATAGGTTGCAACTCAAGTGGTTTAGGTCTCAAATGGGTTTGGTTAGCCAAGAGCCTACTCTTTTTGCAACTAGCATTAAGGAGAATATACTTTTTGGAAAAGAAGATGCCAATGAGGAAGACATTGTTGAGGCTGCCAAAGCTGCCAATGCTCACGATTTCATTTCGCAGTTGCCACAAGGATACAATACCCGG GTTGGAGAGAAAGGAGTTCAAATATCAGGGGGGCAAAAACAGAGGATTGCTATTGCACgagcaataataaaaaaaccccAAATCCTTCTTCTAGATGAGGCAACAAGTGCACTAGACTCCGAATCAGAACGCAAAGTGCAAGAAGCTCTTGATAAAATTGTTCTGGATCGAACTACCATTGTCGTAGCTCATCGCTTATCCACAATAAGAGATGCACATGTCATTATTGTTTTGGAGAATGGGAAGATCATAGAGATGGGTTCTCATGGTGAGCTCACACAAATTGACAATGGGCTTTACACATCTCTTGTTCATTTCCAACAAGTTGAGAAATCCAAAAATGACACACTCTTTCACCCTTCTATTTTAAATGAAGACATGCAAAACACAAGTAGTGATATTGTAATTAGTCATTCTATTTCTACAAACGCAATGGCTCAATTTTCTCTTGTTGATGAAGATAATGCCAAAATAGCCAAAGATGATCAAAAGCTCTCACCTCCTTCATTTTGGAAATTGTTAGCATTGAATCTGCCTGAGTGGAAACAAGCATGTTTGGGGTGTTTGAATGCAACGTTATTTGGTGCAATTGAGCCATTGTATGCATTTGCAATGGGCTCCATgatatcaatttttttcctcACAGATCATGATGAGATTAAAAAGAAAGTTGTtatctattgtttattttttatgggaTTGGCTGTGTTTTCATTGGTTGTTAATATCATCCAACATTATAGTTTTGCTTACATGGGAGAATACTTGAGCAAAAGGGTGAAAGAAAGCATGCTTTCCAAGATACTCAATTTTGAAGTTGCATGGTTCGATCAGGACAAAAATTCCACCGGTGTGATTTGCTCTAGACTAACTAAAGAAGCCAATATA GTTAGGTCTTTAGTGGGAGATAGAATGGCTCTGTTGGTACAAACTATTTCAGCAGTGGTGATAGCATGCACAATGGGCCTAATCATTGCATGGAGATTTGCCATTATATTGATTGTTGTTCAACCTATTGGCATTGCAAGTTTCTACACAAGACTTGTACTCCTCAAGGGTATGTCTAAAAAGGCTATCAAAGCCCAAGATGAAACTAGCAAAATAGCTATTGAAGCTATTTCTAACCTTCGAACCATCACTGCCTTTTCCTCACAAGACCAGgtcataaaaatgttaaaaaaggcTCAAGAAGGCCCAATCCGTGAAAATATTAGACAATCATGGTTTGCAGGCATTGGGCTTGGATGTGCTCGAAGCCTTACAACTTTCACTCGGGCTTTAGAATATTGGTATGGTGGAAAGCTTGTTTTCGATGGCTATATTACTTCAAAACAATTATTTCAAACATGCTTAATATTGGCAAATACAGGTAGGGTCATAGCAGATGCTAGTAGCCTTACTAGTGACGTTGCAAAAGGGGCAGATGCCATTGGCCTAGTTTTCTCAATCTTAAACAGAAACACAAAAATAGATTCTGATGAAATGACTGCATACATGCCCCAAAAGTTAATAGGCCATATAGAATTTCAAGATGTCTATTTTGCATACCCATCAAGACCCAATGTGATGATTTTCCAAGAATTCTCAATCAAAATTGATGCAGGTATATCCACAGCAGTGGTAGGACAAAGTGGGTCTGGCAAATCAACTATAATGGGCTTAATAGAGAGGTTTTATGACCCACTTAAAGGGATAGTAATGATAGATGGAAGAGACATAAGGTCATATCACCTTAGGTCACTAAGGAACTACATTTCACTTGTGAGCCAAGAGCCAACACTTTTTAATGGGACCATAAGGGAAAACATTGCATATGGAGCATTTGATATGACTAATGAAGTTGAGATCATTGAAGCAGCCAGAATAGCTAATGCTCATGACTTTATTGCAGGCATGAAGGACGGTTATGACACATGGTGTGGAGATAGGGGAGTTCAATTATCTGGGGGGCAAAAGCAGAGGATTGCAATAGCTAGGGCTGTGCTAAAAAACCCAAAAGTGTTGCTTTTGGATGAGGCTACTAGTGCACTTGATAGTCAATCAGAGAAGGTGGTTCAAGATGCTTTGGAACGAGTGATGGTAGGAAGGACGAGTGTGGTGGTGGCTCATAGGTTGAGCACTATAAAGAATTGTAATCGAATTGTTGTGTTGAACAAAGGGAGGGTGGTAGAAGAAGGGACCCATTTGTGTTTGTTGTCTAAAGGACCAAGTGGAGTTTACTACTCTATGGTGAGTCTTCAAAGAAGTGCAACAACCACTAGTGCTATTGATAATGAATTTTCCATTAACTAA